Part of the Methanothermobacter sp. MT-2 genome is shown below.
TTATCCTAGTATGAAGGTTGTGAGATCTAAGATTTTCCAGATGATATGTTCAAGAGTTTCCCATGTACTTTCAAGTGAATTGGAGCCTCATCAGAGGATATTCATCGAGGAGGGTGATGATCCCCTCTTATACACTTTATACGTTGTATTGGAACCCTACACTAGAAAATATGGTGTTAGTTTAGTGACCGGTCCAAGGTTTGATTTTATCGCCTGTCCATTGACACTTGATCATATAATCGCTAATTCCATAGAGAGGATGATTAATGGCGAGCCGATTACCGGCCCTCCGAGGGAGAATAGTAGGGGAAGGTTGTTGTATCCTCTTTTGAGAGTGCCTGTAGCTTGGATTGAAAGGTGGCTTGGAACCGAAATAAAAATAAAAGATGATCTCATCCAGGAATTTATAGGTTTTTTTGATGAAATTTTTCCACAGTTTAGGGAGAATATGCTAAAATCTATAGGTTATATCCAAGGTTTTATTTGAATTGTAGGAGTGTTGTCTGTTTTTCTTTTTGTTTTGGGGGGTCTTCTTTTTCCACTTTCTCGGTTTTTGTTTTTTTGCTTTTCCGCGGTTTTCTTTTTCCTCTGAGGATCTTGAATTCTTCACTTGTTAATTCCAGATACCTTTTGGTTTCCTGGGCGGTTTTTTCATCTTCTAGGATGATCTGAAGATATGGGAATGTTGATATGGCTACTCTTTTTGATATGTGTAGTTTTTTTGAGATTTTTTCTGCTAGGTCTTCTATGAGTTGGCGTTTAGCTCTTGTTCTTCCGAGGAGTTGGAATGATCCCGGACCTGCGTATCTTGTGAATTTCCTATATGTTTCATCCTTTGATAGTGCTACTCCGACTCCTATATGGTCTGATGCATAGCGCCAGTATATGTAGTCTCTTGTTTGTGTTGCTCTTCCGAAGAATATGTCTGCACGGCTTATGTGGTCATAGGCTTTTTTTATCTCATGTGGTTTCTCATATTCCCTTGGGATGTTCTCTGCTGTGAATTCAAGTAGTAGTTGGGGGTCTTCGTCGATTTGCATGGCCTCTTTTATATGTCTAATGTTTTTGCTTTTTAAGATGGCTCTTATAGCGTCGAATAGGCTGGGGAATGTATCTTTTTCACCAGCTTCTAGGAGTTCTGCTCCTATCTTTTTTTCTCCTCGTGCTATGGCTTCAAGGTCATTTATTGCGGATCTTAGGTCTCCGTGTGACCTTTTGGCGAGTTCTCTTAGGATTTTTGGGTCTGCTTCTATGCCTTCTTCTTTGCAGATTTTTTTAAGGTATGCTACTATTGAGTTTGGATGTGCCTTTCTAATGTTGATGACTCTACAAGATGGTTTTATGGTTTGTAGTTTTTTGCTATAAGGGTCGTTGGCTGTTAAGACTATTGGATGTTTTGATTCTTTTATTATTTTTTTTACTGCGCGCACTCCTCCGCGGTCTTCGTTTCCGTGTATACCATCAACTTCGTCAAGTATGATTAGCTTGAGGTTATTATTGAATAATGATTTGGTGGTTGATGTTTCCCCTATAATGTTTATGAGGGCGTCATATGATCTTTTGTCGCTGGCGTTAAGTTCTAATTTATCAGAGAAGTGGGATCCTATGATATGGGCCAGTGTTGTTTTCCCTGTTCCTGGCGGTCCTATTAATAGGAGTGGGGGTTGCGGGCCTTCCTCTTTCCAGGCTTTGATCCATTCTTTTATTTCTTCTATGGCCTTTTTGTTACCGGCCATTTCTTTGAATGTTTTTGGCCGGTATTTTTCGGTCCATGACATTTTGAGTTTCCTCGGGGGTTTATTCTTTTAGGAATGTTGTGAGGAGGGCTTCTAGTTGTATTCGGGGGTTTGCACCTTCTCTTATCCTGAAGTCGTATTCTCCGATGGAATCGATAAATTTTATGTAGGTTTCGGGTTCTAGTGATCCTTCCATGGCGAGTCTTGATATTTCCTGGTATATTTGGTCTATCATGTCTTCGCCGCTTACTCCTTGTAGGATCATGATCTCTCTTAATATGTTCCTGGCGTCCATGAACTGTCCTTCTATGGCTGTTTTTATCATTCTTCGAACGTCTTTTGGCCTGGCTCTTGATATTACCTCGTATATCGTGTCTTCGCTTATTTTTTCTTGTAGTGATGCTGCGGCTTGTAGTATGTTTATGGCCTTTCTAAGGTCTCCTTCTGCAAAATATGCTATGATGTCTAGGGCTGTTGTTTCGTATTCTAGTTTTTCGTTTTTTGCGATGTGTTCTAGTCTTTCTTTTATTTGGTGGCCTTTGAGTGGTAGGAATCGGAATATTGCACATCTTGATTGTAGTGGTTCTATTATCCTCGAGGAGTAGTTGCATGAGAGTATGAATGCTGCTGTTTTTGTGTACATTTCCATTTCTCTTCTGAGGGCGTGTTGTGCGTCTTTTGTCATGTTATCTACTTCGTCTAGGAATATTATCCTGAAGGGTGCGCCTATTGGTTTTAGGCGGCAGAAGTTTTTGATGTTGGTTCTTACTGTGTCTATTCCTCTTGCGTCGGATGCGTTGAGTTCTAGGAAGTTTTGTCTCCAATTTTCTCCTAGTATTTCCTTGGCTAGTGCTAGGGCTGCTGTTGTTTTGCCGACGCCTGCGGGTCCTGTGAACATGAGGTTGGGCATGCTTTTCTGTTCAACGTAACGTTTTAGTCTTGGTATGATGTGTTCTTGTCCTACTATTTCTTCTAATGTTTTTGGCCGGTATTTTTCTATCCATGGTCCTTCCAATTTGATCACCGTTTTATTGCTTCTAGTATTGCTTTTTCCATTATAGTTGTGGGGGCTTTTTGGCCTGTCCATATTTTGAATGATTCTGCTCCCTGGTATACTAGCATTTTTATCCCTGATATTGTCTTTGCACCTGCTTTTTCGGCTTCTTTTAGTAGTGTTGTTTTGGGCGGATTATAAACGAGGTCTTTCACGATGAGGTTTTTGTGCATCATTTCTGCTGTTATGAGTGGTTTTTCATCT
Proteins encoded:
- a CDS encoding replication factor C large subunit, with amino-acid sequence MSWTEKYRPKTFKEMAGNKKAIEEIKEWIKAWKEEGPQPPLLLIGPPGTGKTTLAHIIGSHFSDKLELNASDKRSYDALINIIGETSTTKSLFNNNLKLIILDEVDGIHGNEDRGGVRAVKKIIKESKHPIVLTANDPYSKKLQTIKPSCRVINIRKAHPNSIVAYLKKICKEEGIEADPKILRELAKRSHGDLRSAINDLEAIARGEKKIGAELLEAGEKDTFPSLFDAIRAILKSKNIRHIKEAMQIDEDPQLLLEFTAENIPREYEKPHEIKKAYDHISRADIFFGRATQTRDYIYWRYASDHIGVGVALSKDETYRKFTRYAGPGSFQLLGRTRAKRQLIEDLAEKISKKLHISKRVAISTFPYLQIILEDEKTAQETKRYLELTSEEFKILRGKRKPRKSKKTKTEKVEKEDPPKQKEKQTTLLQFK
- a CDS encoding replication factor C, small subunit, giving the protein MEGPWIEKYRPKTLEEIVGQEHIIPRLKRYVEQKSMPNLMFTGPAGVGKTTAALALAKEILGENWRQNFLELNASDARGIDTVRTNIKNFCRLKPIGAPFRIIFLDEVDNMTKDAQHALRREMEMYTKTAAFILSCNYSSRIIEPLQSRCAIFRFLPLKGHQIKERLEHIAKNEKLEYETTALDIIAYFAEGDLRKAINILQAAASLQEKISEDTIYEVISRARPKDVRRMIKTAIEGQFMDARNILREIMILQGVSGEDMIDQIYQEISRLAMEGSLEPETYIKFIDSIGEYDFRIREGANPRIQLEALLTTFLKE